The Xiphophorus couchianus chromosome 5, X_couchianus-1.0, whole genome shotgun sequence genome includes a region encoding these proteins:
- the melk gene encoding maternal embryonic leucine zipper kinase has translation MPVERTEHRGAAELHKYYEVYETIGSGGFAKVKLGRHLLTGEKVAIKIMNKKDLGDDLPRVKVEIEAMKNLSHQHVCRLYHVIETSTQIFMVLEYCPGGELFDYIIAKDRLSEQETRVFFRQIVSAMAYVHSQGYAHRDLKPENLLIDEDHNLKLIDFGLCAKPKGGLGYELMTCCGSPAYAAPELIQGKAYIGSEADVWSMGVLLFALLCGYLPFDDDNCMILYRKIMRGKYDNPQWLSPGSIILLNQMMQVDPKRRLTVRQLLDHPWVMKDYNSPVEWLSRQPVAYIDEDCITEMAVNMKRSRESTAALVKEWKYDQVTATYLLLLSKKQKEKPVRLRPEARLCEDSPLHQGLQKREALHFSEDEDAVIIGSLDFYSDYIDDSPCVSVRQHKTQAGRGRQDENKDMKLTSPLAEKRDVFTPTPGSAVTPQHRERKERDQENKENIAEEKGVDVFALPHPRTPASSKKTRPNKNVLNTPNQNTNCNGTKATVATPKGCEIASKEQNKNRATENDSANLEVLAFSPERRSRSLDMAASGDSGKKKRGGKVFGSLERGLDKVITMLTPSKRRALRDTPRKIKAQYNVTLTSQTNPDQVLNQILSILPEKNVDFTQKGYALKCQTWDDYGKVAMAFELEVCLLQRPEVVGVRRQRLKGDAWVYKHLVEDILSTSSI, from the exons GATGACTTGCCGCGTGTTAAGGTGGAGATAGAAGCCATGAAGAACCTCAGTCATCAACATGTCTGCAGACTCTACCATGTCATagaaacttcaacacagatctTCATGGTGCTTGAG TACTGCCCTGGTGGGGAGCTGTTTGATTACATCATAGCCAAGGACCGACTGTCAGAGCAAGAGACCAGGGTGTTCTTCAGACAGATTGTCTCAGCAATGGCCTACGTCCACAGCCAAGGATACGCTCATAGGGACCTTAAACCG GAAAATTTGCTGATTGATGAGGACCATAACTTGAAGCTCATAGACTTTGGCCTATGCGCCAAACCAAAG gggGGTTTAGGTTATGAGCTAATGACATGTTGTGGGAGCCCTGCATATGCTGCTCCGGAGCTCATTCAGGGAAAAGCATATATTGGTTCAGAG GCTGATGTATGGAGTATGGGAGTGCTGCTGTTCGCTCTACTCTGTGGATATCTTCCCTTTGATGATGACAACTGCATGATCCTTTACAGAAAGATTATG AGGGGTAAATATGACAACCCACAGTGGCTCTCACCAGGCAGTATCATCCTTCTCAACCAAATGATGCAG GTGGACCCCAAGCGTCGCCTGACAGTCAGACAGCTTCTGGATCACCCCTGGGTGATGAAGGACTACAACAGCCCTGTAGAGTGGCTCAGCAGACAGCCG gttGCCTACATAGATGAGGACTGTATCACTGAGATGGCGGTAAACATGAAGCGATCACGAGAAAGCACCGCAGCGCTGGTgaaggag TGGAAGTACGATCAGGTCACAGCCACctacctgctgctgctctccaaGAAGCAGAAGGAGAAGCCTGTTCGCCTTCGCCCTGAGGCGCGCCTCTGTGAGGACTCTCCTCTGCATCAAGGACTGCAG AAAAGAGAAGCTCTTCACTTCAGTGAAGACGAAGACGCTGTCATTATCGGGTCTTTGGACTTTTACTCAGACTATATTGATGATTCTCCCTGTGTGTCAGTTCGACAGCACAAAACGCAGGCAGGCAGAGGTCGGcaagatgaaaacaaagataTG AAACTCACATCACCATTAGCGGAAAAGAGAGATGTGTTCACCCCGACCCCAGGAAGCGCGGTGACGCCACAACACCGtgagaggaaggagagggaCCAGGAGAACAAGGAGAACATTGCTGAAGAGAAAGGAGTCGATGTATTTGCTCTGCCTCACCCTCGAACCCCTGCTTCCAGTAAGAAGACTCGACCCAACAAGAACGTGCTGAACACACCCAATCAGAACACAAACTGCAATGGCACCAAAGCCACTGTGGCCACACCTAAAG GTTGTGAGATTGCATCCAAGGAGCAGAATAAGAACAGGGCTACTGAGAATGATTCTGCAAACCTGGAAGTGTTGGCGTTCAGTCCAGAGCGAAG GTCCAGGTCTTTGGACATGGCTGCTTCAGGAGACAGTGGGAAGAAAAAGCGAGGAGGGAAGGTGTTTGGCTCCTTGGAAAGGGGCCTAGACAAGGTTATCACAATGCTCACCCCAAGCAAAAGACGAGCTCTGCGGGACACGCCAAGGAAGATTAAG gCTCAATATAACGTCACCCTAACTAGTCAGACCAATCCCGATCAGGTGTTAAACCAGATCCTCTCCATCCTGCCAGAGAAAAATGTCGACTTCACACAGAAGGG ATATGCCCTGAAGTGTCAGACCTGGGATGATTATGGAAAGGTAGCCATGGCGTTTGAGCTGGAAGTGTGCCTACTGCAGAGGCCGGAGGTCGTTGGCGTGCGGCGGCAGAGGCTGAAGGGAGACGCGTGGGTTTACAAGCATCTGGTGGAGGACATCCTGTCTACATCCAGCATCTAA